The Pirellulimonas nuda genome includes a region encoding these proteins:
- a CDS encoding ABC transporter permease translates to MLQLLLCWRYLRTRYIALASVTSVMLGVATMIVVNAVMAGFSHEMQDRIHGILSDLVLDVISLEGAPDPEAHMQKIQRVAGEYIEGMSPTAHVPAMLSYYVGEQHVTRQVNVIGIDAATYSNVSDFGKYLQHPENRELLDFQLKDGGYDAVDHQADDPSRIKPRTELATSGWPHRRQKARWSREPNMTGREPAPPITAPSAMADPFAAADAEAPEGEKKEGRVFDPSTEQFPGVVAGIALCSYRNTDGTDSFHVLPGDDVELTYPMCGRPPKVGNTRFTITDFYESKMNEYDATFVFVELAQLQRLRGMFDPESGKGHFNSIQIQVKPGVDPAKVRDLIQAAFPPQWYVASTWKDKQGALLAAVQMETAVLNVLLFLIIAVAGFGILAIFFMIVVEKTRDIGVLKSLGAGGASVMNIFLGYGLTLGVAGAGVGMIGGLLFVRYINEIADVLGRLTGRPVFDPAIYYFSEIPTIIEPFTVAWIALGAMGIAVLASVIPARRAARMHPVQALRWE, encoded by the coding sequence ATGCTTCAATTGCTCCTCTGCTGGCGTTACCTGCGGACGCGCTACATCGCCCTGGCCAGCGTCACCAGCGTGATGCTGGGGGTCGCCACCATGATCGTCGTCAACGCCGTGATGGCCGGCTTCTCGCACGAGATGCAGGACCGGATCCACGGCATCCTGAGCGATCTGGTGCTCGATGTGATCTCGCTCGAGGGCGCCCCCGACCCGGAGGCCCACATGCAGAAGATCCAGCGTGTGGCCGGCGAATACATCGAGGGGATGAGCCCCACCGCCCACGTGCCGGCGATGCTCAGCTACTACGTCGGCGAGCAGCACGTCACCCGGCAGGTAAACGTGATCGGGATCGACGCCGCTACCTACTCAAACGTGAGCGATTTCGGCAAGTACCTGCAGCACCCCGAGAACCGCGAGCTGCTCGATTTCCAGCTCAAGGACGGGGGCTACGACGCGGTCGATCATCAAGCCGACGATCCGTCGCGGATCAAACCCCGCACAGAACTCGCCACGTCAGGGTGGCCGCACCGCCGCCAGAAGGCGCGTTGGAGCCGAGAGCCCAACATGACGGGCCGCGAGCCGGCGCCCCCGATCACCGCGCCCAGCGCGATGGCGGACCCCTTCGCGGCGGCAGACGCCGAGGCGCCCGAGGGCGAAAAGAAAGAAGGCCGGGTGTTTGACCCCTCTACCGAGCAGTTCCCGGGCGTGGTGGCCGGCATCGCGCTGTGCAGCTACCGCAACACCGACGGGACCGACAGCTTCCACGTTCTGCCGGGCGACGACGTTGAGCTGACCTACCCCATGTGCGGCCGGCCCCCCAAGGTCGGCAACACCCGGTTCACGATCACCGACTTCTACGAAAGCAAGATGAACGAGTACGACGCCACGTTCGTGTTCGTCGAGCTCGCTCAGCTCCAACGGCTCCGCGGCATGTTCGACCCGGAGTCGGGCAAGGGGCACTTCAACTCGATCCAGATCCAGGTGAAGCCCGGCGTAGACCCGGCAAAGGTCCGCGACCTGATCCAGGCCGCGTTCCCGCCGCAGTGGTACGTCGCCAGCACCTGGAAAGACAAGCAGGGCGCGTTGCTCGCCGCGGTGCAGATGGAGACCGCGGTGCTGAACGTGCTGCTGTTCCTGATCATCGCGGTGGCGGGCTTCGGGATCCTGGCGATCTTCTTCATGATCGTCGTTGAGAAGACCCGCGACATCGGCGTGCTCAAGAGCCTCGGCGCCGGCGGCGCCAGCGTGATGAACATCTTCCTGGGTTACGGGCTGACGCTCGGCGTCGCGGGCGCAGGTGTGGGGATGATCGGGGGACTGCTGTTCGTGCGTTACATCAACGAGATCGCCGACGTGCTGGGGAGGCTCACAGGACGCCCGGTGTTCGACCCCGCGATCTACTACTTCAGCGAGATCCCCACCATCATCGAGCCCTTTACGGTTGCGTGGATCGCCCTGGGGGCGATGGGGATCGCGGTGCTAGCGAGCGTGATCCCGGCGCGACGCGCGGCGCGGATGCACCCGGTGCAGGCGTTGCGCTGGGAGTAG
- a CDS encoding Mur ligase family protein, giving the protein MPATNQPRIGGLHLAAALPGAQAVGSRQVRVTGCTCDPRKVRPGDAFIAIDGPQGDDCRGVQLAAKRGAAAVVAERLLPIGATPQFLVEDARHAFGALCHALVGHPTASMPTIAVTGSLGKSAVAALASSIISHAGAQPSLSLGADTCLGSAAAAARWLADTMVSGATHAVVEASGTQLAAGALLGASLDAVCVTNLKADRGHGGQSPDAQRRQMLASLELLAPEGIAVLNADDPDCVRALAERDGPTVTFGVSPGADVSATLVERNASEQVFILHSGADSAAVRTEVIGDAHMQNCLAAAAIGLAYGADLTSIAAGIEAVRKLPNTMRPIRSGQGFPVFLDGARSPAALRGVLETAREVASGRVLCVASLNGETSLESSTVAAALSDQTYLIADNGPPRPGAPGRWFDDRFTALALALAVAEPGDCLVLAGHRADSRIEGLTEHEVVTTLLRQRGAQELQAARAA; this is encoded by the coding sequence ATGCCCGCGACAAACCAACCGCGAATCGGCGGTCTGCATCTGGCGGCTGCGCTCCCGGGCGCCCAAGCCGTCGGAAGCCGGCAGGTTCGGGTGACCGGCTGCACGTGCGACCCCCGCAAGGTTCGTCCCGGCGACGCGTTTATCGCTATCGACGGCCCCCAGGGAGACGACTGCCGCGGGGTACAACTCGCCGCCAAACGGGGCGCCGCGGCGGTAGTGGCCGAACGGCTGCTGCCGATCGGCGCCACTCCGCAGTTCCTGGTAGAAGACGCACGCCACGCCTTCGGCGCCCTCTGCCACGCGCTCGTCGGGCATCCCACTGCATCGATGCCAACCATCGCGGTGACCGGCAGCCTAGGAAAGTCCGCCGTCGCGGCGCTCGCCAGTTCGATCATCTCCCACGCCGGCGCCCAGCCTTCGCTCAGCCTGGGGGCCGACACTTGCCTTGGCTCTGCCGCTGCGGCCGCGCGTTGGCTTGCAGACACCATGGTCTCCGGCGCCACCCACGCGGTTGTCGAGGCCTCGGGAACCCAGCTAGCCGCGGGCGCGTTGCTTGGCGCCTCGCTTGACGCGGTATGCGTCACAAACCTAAAAGCAGACCGGGGTCACGGCGGCCAGTCGCCCGACGCCCAACGCCGCCAGATGCTCGCCTCGCTCGAACTGCTGGCGCCCGAGGGCATCGCGGTGCTCAACGCAGACGATCCGGATTGCGTCCGGGCGCTCGCCGAGCGCGACGGGCCGACGGTAACCTTTGGCGTGTCGCCGGGCGCGGACGTCTCGGCCACGCTTGTCGAGCGTAACGCCAGCGAGCAGGTCTTCATCCTGCACTCGGGCGCCGATTCGGCGGCCGTCAGGACCGAGGTGATCGGCGACGCCCACATGCAAAACTGCCTGGCCGCGGCCGCGATCGGCCTGGCCTACGGCGCCGACCTAACCAGCATCGCCGCCGGCATCGAGGCGGTCCGCAAGCTACCGAACACGATGCGGCCGATCCGCAGCGGCCAAGGTTTTCCGGTCTTCCTAGACGGCGCCCGCTCGCCGGCCGCGCTCCGCGGCGTGCTTGAGACGGCACGCGAGGTCGCCTCGGGCCGAGTGCTGTGCGTCGCTTCGCTGAACGGAGAGACTTCGCTCGAGTCGTCGACGGTAGCGGCGGCGTTGAGCGACCAGACGTACTTGATCGCGGACAACGGTCCGCCGCGGCCGGGCGCGCCCGGACGATGGTTTGACGATCGTTTCACCGCACTAGCCTTGGCGCTCGCGGTGGCAGAGCCGGGCGACTGCCTGGTTCTCGCCGGGCACCGAGCCGACTCGCGGATCGAAGGACTAACCGAACACGAAGTTGTGACCACGCTGCTCCGTCAACGCGGAGCGCAAGAGTTGCAGGCGGCAAGAGCGGCGTAG
- a CDS encoding UDP-N-acetylglucosamine--N-acetylmuramyl-(pentapeptide) pyrophosphoryl-undecaprenol N-acetylglucosamine transferase, translating into MHVLFAGGGDERRLYPGLSIAESLRDMIPEVEITFAGSGRSDENRLVRSAGHRYIVAPSKPAPHSTLEAVRFVTDNVAGYLAARWMLREHQVSLVVGLGGAPAATVVRAAHSRGVPFVLVERDLEPTRTARKLADAAEAVCLAYEQTEPHLPIGARAIFTGAPGRPTFHRLHPRAKARAERHDDESVARYGFDERRITVLACGELNDAMPEALRLIGDRLRGWRVVHQTGEGCLVETEARYRAAGVDALVLAYMDEVASVIDESDILICGADGTSLAEAALAATPAVVVPFGGLESSQRENAAAGAHGDAIRVVHPEAGRLAESIAAAVSPLVDDAELRRRCALNAASQAHPGAPDAVAQVCCEALGALRAAAA; encoded by the coding sequence ATGCACGTACTGTTCGCTGGTGGGGGCGACGAGCGTCGCCTCTACCCCGGCCTCTCGATCGCCGAGTCGCTGCGCGACATGATCCCGGAAGTCGAGATCACGTTCGCCGGGTCGGGCCGATCGGACGAGAACCGCCTGGTGCGTTCGGCCGGACACCGGTACATCGTCGCCCCGTCGAAGCCGGCGCCCCACTCCACCCTGGAAGCCGTCCGGTTCGTCACGGACAACGTGGCCGGCTACCTCGCCGCGCGGTGGATGCTGCGCGAGCACCAGGTCTCGTTGGTGGTCGGCCTGGGGGGCGCCCCCGCGGCTACCGTGGTGCGGGCCGCTCACAGCCGAGGCGTGCCGTTTGTGCTCGTAGAGCGCGACCTGGAGCCGACCCGCACGGCACGGAAACTGGCCGACGCGGCCGAGGCGGTCTGCCTGGCCTACGAACAAACCGAGCCCCACCTGCCGATCGGGGCCCGAGCGATCTTCACCGGCGCCCCCGGGCGCCCAACGTTCCACCGCCTCCACCCCCGCGCCAAGGCGCGGGCCGAGCGCCACGACGACGAGTCGGTCGCGCGGTACGGGTTCGACGAGCGGCGCATCACGGTGCTGGCGTGCGGCGAACTGAACGACGCGATGCCCGAAGCGCTGCGGCTGATCGGCGACCGGCTGCGGGGCTGGCGCGTGGTTCACCAGACCGGCGAGGGCTGCTTGGTGGAGACCGAGGCCCGTTACCGGGCCGCCGGGGTCGATGCGCTCGTGCTCGCCTACATGGACGAGGTCGCCAGCGTGATCGACGAGAGCGACATCCTGATCTGCGGCGCCGACGGCACGTCGTTGGCCGAGGCCGCCCTGGCGGCGACCCCCGCGGTGGTGGTTCCCTTCGGGGGGCTCGAGTCTTCGCAACGTGAGAACGCCGCGGCCGGCGCGCACGGCGACGCCATCCGTGTGGTCCACCCCGAGGCGGGCCGGCTGGCCGAATCCATCGCCGCCGCCGTTTCGCCGCTGGTGGACGACGCCGAGCTGCGGCGCCGCTGCGCGTTGAACGCCGCCTCTCAGGCCCACCCGGGCGCCCCGGACGCGGTGGCGCAGGTCTGTTGCGAGGCCCTTGGCGCCCTGCGCGCCGCGGCCGCGTAG
- a CDS encoding aldose epimerase family protein: protein MVSKASFGETSDGKNIDLYTVKNPSGMTIRLITRGATLIGVDVPDRDGRFDDVVFGFDTAEEYESDKYQYFGCTTGRCANRIAEGKFILDGKDYQLAVNNDPNHLHGGAQRSLDKVVWAAEPFEKPHARGVKFSYTSPDGEENYPGELAIEVTYTLTDKNAIRIQYKATTDKATPVNLTNHSYFNLSGAGDPTINDHVLTINADRYTPVDDTLIPTGELASVEGTPLDFRTPTRIGERVDQLNDTAALGYDHNFVLNQDAEGEMTTAAVVYDPASGRVLTVRTTEPGVQFYGGNFLRGDTGKAGKPYAYRSGLCLETQHFPNSINTPDFPSVVLEPDQTYTQTCVYAFSVR from the coding sequence ATGGTGTCGAAAGCGTCGTTCGGAGAAACCTCGGATGGGAAGAACATCGATCTTTACACAGTCAAGAACCCCAGCGGGATGACCATCCGCTTGATCACGCGCGGCGCGACGCTGATCGGCGTCGATGTGCCCGACCGCGACGGCAGGTTCGACGACGTGGTGTTCGGGTTCGACACCGCCGAGGAGTACGAGAGCGATAAGTATCAGTACTTCGGCTGCACCACCGGGCGTTGCGCCAACCGGATCGCGGAGGGCAAGTTCATCCTGGACGGCAAGGACTACCAGCTCGCGGTCAACAACGATCCCAACCACCTGCACGGCGGCGCCCAGCGGAGCCTGGACAAGGTCGTCTGGGCCGCCGAGCCGTTTGAGAAGCCCCACGCGCGGGGAGTGAAGTTCAGCTACACCAGCCCCGATGGCGAAGAGAACTACCCGGGCGAGCTAGCGATCGAGGTCACCTACACGCTAACGGACAAGAACGCGATCCGCATCCAGTACAAGGCGACCACCGACAAGGCGACCCCCGTCAACCTCACCAACCACTCCTACTTCAACCTCTCCGGCGCCGGCGACCCCACGATCAACGACCACGTGCTAACGATCAATGCAGACCGCTACACGCCGGTGGACGACACGCTGATCCCCACGGGCGAGCTGGCGAGCGTTGAGGGGACCCCGTTGGATTTTCGCACCCCGACCCGCATCGGCGAGCGCGTCGATCAACTCAACGACACAGCCGCTCTGGGCTACGACCACAACTTCGTGCTCAATCAGGATGCAGAAGGCGAAATGACCACGGCGGCCGTGGTGTACGACCCCGCCTCGGGCCGGGTGCTGACGGTGCGCACCACCGAGCCGGGCGTCCAGTTCTACGGCGGCAATTTCCTGCGGGGCGACACGGGCAAAGCCGGCAAGCCGTACGCCTACCGCAGCGGCTTGTGCCTCGAGACGCAGCACTTCCCGAACTCGATCAATACGCCCGATTTCCCGAGCGTGGTGCTGGAACCGGACCAGACGTACACGCAAACGTGCGTGTACGCGTTCAGCGTGCGGTAG
- a CDS encoding DUF1559 family PulG-like putative transporter — protein sequence MQFGSRPGGPGIRIAKVLDGTSKTILLGEVHRIYSDTDPLGLNRNANSYRSVDGWALAGAPTVFGVAPAQFGGNARDNPAGGLNNLSVQSPGSEHPGGANFCMVDGSTHFVSENADEEVFGAFGSAAGGEFHDPSTGRIELASIEDLR from the coding sequence ATGCAGTTCGGCTCTAGGCCCGGCGGACCGGGCATACGGATTGCCAAGGTCTTGGACGGCACCTCCAAGACGATCTTGTTGGGCGAAGTCCACCGTATCTATTCCGATACCGATCCCCTTGGCTTGAACCGGAACGCCAATTCCTATCGGAGTGTCGATGGATGGGCGCTCGCCGGCGCTCCTACCGTTTTTGGCGTGGCGCCGGCACAGTTCGGTGGGAACGCGCGCGACAACCCCGCGGGGGGCCTCAACAACCTGTCCGTCCAATCGCCCGGCTCGGAACACCCCGGCGGCGCCAACTTCTGCATGGTCGACGGATCGACCCACTTCGTCAGCGAGAACGCCGACGAAGAGGTCTTTGGAGCGTTTGGCAGCGCCGCCGGCGGCGAGTTTCACGATCCTTCGACCGGTCGAATTGAGCTCGCCTCCATCGAGGACCTGCGATGA
- a CDS encoding ISAs1 family transposase — MAEVSEAGIARHFEGLTDPRRREPIYPLVNVVVMALCAVLSGADDFVSIAAWSREKRGWLAKFLDLSAGVPSHDRFNAVFAALNPAEFEKCFLSWVTALHEVTDGQVIAIDGKTLRRSFDAASSKAAIHMVSAWATANHIALGQVVTDAKSNEITAIPRLLEMLEIKGCLVTIDAMGCQREIAERIVEGGGDYVLATKGNQPNLCEAIDAFFTAQLEDDCRNVACRRHESHEKGHGREEDRYYYLTKLPEGFPEREKWRGLKAIGMAVRITTHSDGAQTFDTRYYITSRYMSGKKFAEAVRGHWGIENSLHWQLDVTFGEDQCRVRKGHADANLSLLRRTALSLLKNNTSRKLGVKNKRLTAAWSDQYRLEVLCGA, encoded by the coding sequence GTGGCCGAGGTTTCCGAGGCAGGGATCGCGAGGCATTTCGAGGGGCTAACCGATCCGCGTCGGCGTGAGCCGATCTACCCGTTGGTGAACGTTGTGGTGATGGCGTTGTGCGCGGTCCTAAGCGGGGCGGACGACTTCGTGTCGATCGCCGCGTGGTCGAGGGAGAAGAGAGGGTGGCTGGCGAAGTTCTTGGACCTGTCGGCGGGCGTGCCTTCGCACGACCGCTTCAACGCGGTCTTCGCGGCCCTCAACCCGGCCGAGTTCGAGAAGTGCTTCTTGAGCTGGGTCACCGCGCTGCATGAGGTCACCGACGGCCAGGTGATCGCGATCGATGGTAAGACGCTGCGGCGCAGCTTCGACGCAGCGAGCAGCAAGGCGGCGATCCACATGGTGAGCGCCTGGGCGACCGCCAATCATATCGCCCTGGGGCAGGTCGTCACCGACGCCAAGAGCAACGAGATCACAGCCATCCCAAGGCTGCTTGAGATGCTGGAAATCAAGGGGTGTTTGGTGACCATCGACGCGATGGGGTGTCAACGGGAGATCGCCGAGCGGATCGTCGAAGGGGGCGGCGACTACGTGCTGGCGACCAAGGGGAACCAGCCGAACTTGTGCGAAGCGATCGATGCGTTCTTCACCGCGCAACTGGAAGACGACTGCCGGAACGTGGCGTGCCGACGGCACGAGTCGCACGAGAAGGGGCACGGCCGCGAGGAAGACCGTTACTACTACCTGACGAAGCTGCCGGAGGGGTTTCCCGAGCGTGAGAAGTGGCGTGGGCTCAAGGCGATCGGCATGGCGGTCCGCATCACCACCCATAGCGACGGCGCACAGACATTCGACACGCGCTACTACATCACTAGCCGCTACATGAGCGGCAAGAAGTTCGCCGAGGCGGTGCGCGGCCACTGGGGGATCGAGAACTCACTCCACTGGCAGCTCGACGTGACGTTCGGCGAAGACCAATGCCGCGTCCGCAAGGGACACGCCGACGCCAACCTCAGCCTGCTGCGCAGAACGGCGCTGAGCCTCCTCAAGAACAACACCTCCCGAAAGCTCGGCGTAAAGAACAAACGCCTCACCGCGGCATGGAGCGATCAGTACCGACTCGAAGTGCTCTGCGGGGCATGA
- a CDS encoding DUF1559 family PulG-like putative transporter, with amino-acid sequence MSLSFRTLAIRSRGGRRHAFTLVELLVVIAIIGILVALLLPAVQSAREAARRADCTNRLKQLGLAALNYESGQKTLPAAGKIGLPFAINPSGGSATPSRQENTVALGTNPTGTPKSPYTSWVVELLPLIERGALHDQWDFSTNLRGSNLALAQQELPELYCPSRRTTLRGEDRPMNAMRNQGLLPLGGNDYGACISRGSSLSTTTGDHNLHVDLVSRAIAPRWVVCETYGESNMISLGAPLASCLRSCRRDCCGRGFRGRDREAFRGANRSASA; translated from the coding sequence ATGTCTCTATCGTTTCGTACACTGGCGATTCGTTCACGGGGCGGTCGTCGTCACGCGTTTACGCTAGTAGAGTTGCTGGTGGTGATCGCGATTATTGGCATCCTGGTGGCGCTTCTGCTCCCCGCGGTCCAGTCCGCACGCGAGGCGGCACGGCGCGCGGATTGCACCAACCGGCTGAAGCAGTTGGGGCTGGCCGCGCTGAACTACGAGTCGGGTCAGAAGACCCTACCGGCCGCGGGCAAGATCGGACTTCCGTTCGCCATTAATCCTTCCGGGGGCTCCGCCACGCCGTCGAGGCAAGAGAACACAGTGGCCCTGGGGACAAATCCCACCGGCACGCCGAAGTCGCCCTACACGAGCTGGGTTGTCGAATTGCTTCCTCTGATCGAGCGAGGAGCGTTGCACGACCAGTGGGACTTCAGCACGAACCTCCGCGGGTCGAATCTAGCCCTCGCCCAGCAAGAACTCCCCGAGCTCTACTGCCCCAGTCGCCGGACGACGCTGCGTGGGGAGGATCGTCCGATGAACGCCATGCGGAACCAGGGCCTGCTGCCGCTGGGGGGGAACGACTACGGCGCGTGCATTTCGCGGGGCAGCTCGCTCAGCACCACAACCGGAGATCACAACTTGCACGTCGATCTCGTGTCCAGGGCGATTGCGCCACGCTGGGTAGTCTGCGAGACTTACGGCGAGTCGAACATGATTTCGTTGGGAGCGCCGCTTGCGTCATGTTTGCGTTCTTGTCGGAGGGATTGTTGTGGCCGAGGTTTCCGAGGCAGGGATCGCGAGGCATTTCGAGGGGCTAACCGATCCGCGTCGGCGTGA
- a CDS encoding phytoene desaturase family protein, with protein sequence MPRDFLQGARDYYDVAVIGSGLAGLTAANVLARQGRSVLLLEQHYKLGGMATWFKRPGGHIFDISLHGFPYGMVKSCRRYWSREIADSIVQLDGVRFDNPMFSLWTSFTRDDFTKQLVEKFKVDPATVDAFFDKARGMNFYDDQQTTTRELFDEFFPGREDVIRLLMEPITYANGSTLEDPAISYGIVFSNFMSKGVFTFQGGTDKLVKQMEDELKKSGVDIRIRCDVEKINVGRDGVESIEVNGRTIRCGAVVSNANLRQTVFKLIGEEKFDRGFIDDARAVRLNNSSTQVYMGLKEDDRLDVSELGDLLFSSTAPTFETEALLSRDITSRTYSFYYPKTRPEGRPRCLVVSSTNARYEDWAGLPEDEYQASKQDLCETTLEALDKYVPNIRERVVHVEASTPRTFQHYTAHLAGASFGTKFEGLAVSRALPEQISGLYHAGSVGIIMSGWLGAMNYGVIVANEVDNLLMSRGSRSTSGFEESVAGEKS encoded by the coding sequence ATGCCCCGTGACTTCCTCCAAGGCGCCCGCGACTACTACGACGTTGCGGTCATCGGCTCCGGCCTCGCCGGCCTGACCGCCGCCAACGTGCTCGCGCGCCAAGGCCGAAGCGTGCTGCTGCTGGAGCAACACTACAAGCTCGGCGGCATGGCCACCTGGTTTAAGCGCCCGGGCGGGCACATCTTCGACATCTCGCTGCACGGCTTCCCGTACGGCATGGTCAAGAGCTGCCGGCGTTACTGGAGCCGGGAGATCGCCGACAGCATCGTGCAGCTCGACGGCGTGCGGTTTGACAACCCGATGTTCTCGCTGTGGACCAGCTTCACTCGAGACGACTTCACCAAGCAGCTAGTCGAGAAGTTCAAGGTCGATCCTGCGACGGTCGACGCGTTCTTCGACAAGGCCCGCGGGATGAACTTCTACGACGACCAGCAGACCACCACCCGTGAGCTCTTCGACGAGTTCTTCCCGGGCCGCGAGGACGTCATCCGCCTGCTGATGGAGCCCATTACCTACGCCAACGGCAGCACGCTGGAAGACCCCGCCATCAGCTACGGCATCGTCTTCAGCAACTTCATGTCGAAGGGGGTGTTTACGTTCCAAGGGGGGACCGACAAGCTTGTGAAGCAGATGGAGGACGAGCTGAAGAAGAGCGGCGTCGACATCCGCATCCGCTGCGACGTCGAGAAGATCAACGTCGGGCGTGACGGGGTGGAGTCGATCGAGGTGAACGGCCGCACCATCCGCTGCGGCGCGGTGGTCAGCAACGCCAACCTCCGCCAGACCGTGTTCAAGCTGATCGGCGAAGAGAAGTTCGACCGCGGCTTCATCGACGACGCCCGCGCGGTGCGGCTAAACAACAGCAGCACCCAAGTTTACATGGGGCTTAAGGAAGACGACCGGCTCGACGTCTCCGAGCTGGGCGACCTGCTGTTCAGCAGCACGGCGCCCACGTTCGAGACCGAGGCGCTGCTGAGCCGAGACATCACCAGCCGGACCTACTCGTTCTACTACCCGAAGACGCGTCCCGAGGGTCGGCCGCGTTGCCTGGTGGTCTCCAGCACCAACGCCCGCTACGAGGACTGGGCGGGCCTACCCGAAGACGAGTACCAGGCCAGCAAGCAAGACCTGTGCGAGACCACCCTCGAAGCGCTCGACAAGTACGTGCCGAACATCCGCGAGCGGGTGGTGCACGTCGAGGCGAGCACGCCACGCACCTTCCAGCACTACACCGCCCACTTGGCCGGGGCGAGCTTCGGCACGAAATTCGAGGGCCTCGCGGTGAGCCGCGCGCTGCCCGAACAGATCTCCGGGCTGTACCACGCCGGCAGCGTGGGGATCATCATGTCGGGCTGGCTGGGGGCGATGAACTACGGCGTGATCGTGGCGAACGAGGTGGATAACCTGCTGATGTCGAGGGGGTCGCGATCGACCAGCGGCTTCGAGGAGTCGGTCGCCGGCGAGAAGTCGTAG